A DNA window from Camelina sativa cultivar DH55 chromosome 17, Cs, whole genome shotgun sequence contains the following coding sequences:
- the LOC104756451 gene encoding pyrophosphate--fructose 6-phosphate 1-phosphotransferase subunit alpha 1-like encodes MNSDFGIPRELSPLQQLRSQYKPDLPPCLQGTTVRVELGDGTTVAEAADSHTMARAFPHTLGQPLAHFLRETAQVTDAHIITELPSVRVGIVFCGRQAPGGHNVIWGLFEALKVHNSNSTLLGFLGGSEGLFAQKTLEITDDILQTYKNQGGYDLLGRTKDQIKTTEQVNAALKACTDLKLDGLVIIGGVTSNTDAAHLAEFFVEAKCSTKVVGVPVTTNGDLKNQFVETNVGFDTICKVNSQLISNACTDALSAEKYYYFIRLMGRKHSHVALECTLQSHPNMVILGEEVAASKLTIFDIAKQICDAVQARAVEDKNHGVILIPEGIIESIPEVYALLKEIHGLLRQGVAADKISTQLSPWSSALFEFLPPFIKKQLLLRPESDDSAQLSQIETEKLLAYLVETEMNKRLKEGTYKGKKFNAICHFFGYQARGSLPSKFDCDYAYVLGHICYHVLAAGLNGYMATVTNLKSPVNKWKCGAAPITAMMTVKHWSQNASSTLTSIGRPAIHPAMVDLKGKAYE; translated from the exons ATGAATTCAGATTTTGGAATCCCCAGAGAACTCTCCCCTCTTCAGCAACTCCGATCTCAGTACAAACCCGACCTTCCTCCTTGTCTCCAg GGGACTACTGTCCGTGTCGAGCTTGGTGATGGAACCACTGTTGCAGAGGCTGCTGATTCCCACACCATGGCTCGTGCTTTCCCGCATACCTTAGGCCAGCCTTTGGCTCACTTCCTCAGGGAAACTGCTCAAGTCACTGATGCTCACATCATTACTGAGCTTCCATCTGTTAG AGTTGGAATTGTGTTTTGTGGAAGGCAAGCTCCGGGTGGACACAATGTGATCTGGGGTCTTTTCGAGGCTCTCAAAGTGCACAACTCTAATAGCACTTTGCTTGGTTTCTTGG GTGGTTCCGAAGGTCTATTTGCACAAAAGACTCTGGAGATCACTGATGATATTCTCCAGACTTACAAAAACCAAG GTGGTTATGATTTGCTTGGAAGAACTAAGGATCAGATCAAAACAACTGAGCAGGTTAACGCTGCACTCAAAGCTTGCACAGATTTGAAGTTAGATGGCCTTGTTATCATTGGAG GTGTAACATCAAACACAGATGCAGCTCATCTTGCTGAATTTTTCGTTGAAGCTAAATGCTCAACTAAg GTTGTTGGTGTTCCAGTCACTACAAATGGAGATCTCAAGAATCAGTTTGTGGAGACAAACGTAGGTTTTGACACCATATGTAAG GTGAATTCACAGCTCATTAGCAATGCCTGCACTGATGCTCTCTCTGCAGAGAAG TATTATTATTTCATCCGTCTCATGGGTCGGAAGCACTCTCATGTTGCCCTTGAGTGTACACTTCAGTCTCATCCAAACAtg GTGATATTGGGTGAGGAGGTTGCAGCATCGAAGCTCACAATTTTTGACATTGCGAAACAGATCTGTGATGCTGTTCAAGCAAGAGCAGTAGAAG ACAAGAACCATGGAGTCATCCTCATTCCCGAAGGGATCATAGAGAGTATTCCTGAAGTCTACGCTTTGTTAAAG GAAATTCACGGGCTCCTTAGGCAGGGTGTAGCTGCTGATAAGATTTCAACTCAGCTTTCACCTTGGTCATCTGCTTTGTTTGAATTTCTTCCTCCATTCATTAAGAAACAG CTACTTCTCCGTCCTGAGTCTGATGATTCTGCTCAGCTATCCCAg ATTGAGACGGAGAAACTTCTTGCGTATCTCGTGGAGACTGAAATGAACAAGCGCTTG AAAGAAGGCACATACAAGGGGAAGAAGTTCAATGCCATATGTCACTTTTTTGGTTACCAAGCTCGTGGATCTCTTCCATCGAAATTCGATTGTGATTATGCCTAC GTTCTTGGACATATATGTTACCACGTCCTTGCAGCTGGTCTGAATGGTTACATGGCAACTGTAACCAACCTGAAAAGTCCTGTAAACAAGTGGAAATGTGGTGCTGCACCTATTACA GCGATGATGACGGTGAAGCATTGGTCCCAAAATGCTAGTTCTACTTTAACTTCAATTGGTAGACCTGCAATACATCCAGCTATGGTGGATTTGAAAGGCAAAGCATACGAGTAA